Proteins co-encoded in one Bremerella sp. TYQ1 genomic window:
- a CDS encoding ParA family protein, which produces MRSIAILNQKGGVGKTTTAVNLASAIARMGHKVCVLDLDPQAHASLHLGIGVASGSESVYQVLMGEATLEQVCHPAGENLWCVPAHLDLAAAEMELAGEVGREMILRDAMEVHGEKYDYLIIDCPPSLGVLTLNALACVDEVFLPLQPHFLALHGLSKLLRTVDIVSKRINPGLRLSGVVLCLFESGTRLAGEVAGDVHEFFSGTAEGKTWATAEVFQTRIRRNIRLAEAPSFGQSIFDYDPHSNGAEDYTNLAREVLGLGLATQETEEKLAESAAA; this is translated from the coding sequence ATGCGGTCGATTGCCATTTTGAATCAAAAAGGGGGCGTGGGAAAAACGACCACCGCCGTCAACCTGGCATCTGCGATTGCTCGCATGGGGCACAAAGTTTGTGTTCTCGATCTCGATCCCCAAGCCCACGCATCGCTGCATCTTGGAATCGGCGTTGCCTCGGGATCGGAGTCGGTTTACCAGGTCCTCATGGGGGAAGCGACGCTAGAGCAAGTTTGCCATCCGGCAGGCGAAAATCTTTGGTGCGTTCCGGCCCATCTCGATTTAGCGGCCGCCGAAATGGAATTGGCCGGGGAAGTGGGCCGTGAAATGATCCTTCGCGATGCGATGGAAGTTCATGGCGAAAAGTACGACTATCTGATTATCGACTGCCCTCCGAGCCTGGGCGTGTTGACGCTCAACGCGTTGGCCTGTGTCGATGAAGTCTTCCTGCCGTTGCAGCCTCATTTCCTGGCCCTGCATGGTTTGAGCAAGCTGCTGCGAACGGTCGACATTGTCTCGAAGCGAATCAATCCGGGTCTGCGTCTTTCCGGCGTCGTGCTTTGCCTGTTTGAATCGGGCACACGTTTGGCTGGGGAAGTGGCCGGCGACGTGCACGAATTTTTCAGCGGTACCGCCGAAGGAAAGACCTGGGCGACTGCGGAAGTGTTCCAGACACGTATCCGCCGCAACATTCGTCTGGCCGAAGCCCCAAGCTTTGGGCAGTCGATCTTCGATTATGACCCGCATTCCAACGGAGCTGAGGACTACACGAACCTGGCTCGCGAAGTGCTTGGCTTAGGCCTCGCCACGCAGGAAACCGAAGAAAAGCTGGCCGAATCGGCTGCCGCGTAG
- the nagB gene encoding glucosamine-6-phosphate deaminase gives MRVIIEPSAEQGSQRAASIVAQHVRKKPRAILGLATGGTPLKLYQELIRMHQGEGLDFSRVTSFNLDEYVGLPPTHPQSYRHFMTENLFRHINIDIRNTHVPDGRALDYDTYGAQYEAMIAEAGGIDMQILGIGRDGHIAFNEPGSSLGSRTRLKTLAPETIRDNARFFGTEEDVPRLAITMGVGTILESKKCILLAFGKEKAEAIAATVEGPVTAQVTGSALQFHQDVVVILDEESASQLQRRSYYDEVEEAHRRLQSGEVK, from the coding sequence GTGCGTGTCATTATCGAACCTTCGGCCGAACAAGGCAGCCAGCGTGCCGCGTCGATTGTCGCCCAGCATGTTCGCAAGAAACCGCGTGCTATTCTCGGTTTGGCCACCGGCGGTACCCCGCTGAAGCTCTACCAGGAACTGATTCGCATGCATCAGGGGGAAGGGCTCGATTTTTCCCGGGTTACCTCGTTCAACTTAGACGAATATGTCGGATTGCCCCCCACGCATCCGCAAAGCTATCGCCATTTCATGACGGAAAATCTTTTCCGCCATATCAATATCGACATCCGAAACACCCACGTTCCCGATGGTCGAGCTCTCGATTACGACACCTACGGGGCCCAGTACGAAGCGATGATCGCCGAAGCAGGCGGGATCGATATGCAAATCCTCGGGATCGGTCGTGACGGACATATCGCGTTCAACGAGCCTGGCTCTTCGCTTGGCAGTCGGACCCGTTTGAAGACACTCGCCCCCGAGACGATTCGCGACAATGCTCGCTTCTTTGGCACCGAAGAAGATGTCCCTCGTCTGGCCATCACGATGGGGGTAGGTACAATCCTCGAATCGAAGAAGTGTATTCTTCTCGCTTTCGGCAAGGAAAAAGCTGAAGCGATTGCCGCCACGGTCGAAGGACCGGTAACGGCTCAAGTCACCGGCAGTGCCCTGCAGTTCCATCAGGACGTGGTCGTGATTCTCGACGAAGAATCGGCCTCGCAACTTCAACGTCGTTCCTACTACGATGAAGTCGAGGAGGCGCACCGGCGGCTTCAATCCGGAGAAGTTAAATAA
- a CDS encoding rhomboid family intramembrane serine protease, with translation MRQIGKLSSETHAARFVDYLLTLGIHSKADPASDGEWTVWIHEENQVDQARTELEAFRSNPDDGRYRQAGEEAAGIRKMEQLRERERRKNVHEVKHRTARVGSGLTGAPVTKGILIICIGVTLLGMFFRAQTPQDPPGIGDYIYATLSFLSPEDTQAYMVSPEPNSLRTIERGQVWRLITPVFLHQRNGRMALLHVGFNMYMMFMLGPILERRIGSMHFLLLNLGLALASNLAQGVIPMLLVDTALQRYEIYYGSVNFVGYSGVVYGLFGYLWMRSNNDPTFGLMIAQSSIIILMIWFFLCWFGVMGGIANLAHTGGLVAGLVIGYIQAMSNRR, from the coding sequence ATGCGCCAAATCGGTAAGCTCTCTTCCGAAACCCACGCCGCCCGGTTCGTTGACTATTTGCTGACGCTGGGCATCCACTCGAAAGCTGACCCCGCTTCCGATGGCGAGTGGACGGTCTGGATTCACGAAGAAAATCAGGTCGATCAGGCTCGTACCGAGTTGGAAGCGTTCCGGTCCAACCCCGACGACGGCCGCTATCGCCAGGCAGGCGAAGAAGCGGCCGGGATTCGGAAGATGGAGCAGCTTCGCGAACGCGAACGTCGCAAGAACGTGCATGAAGTAAAGCACCGCACCGCCCGAGTCGGCAGCGGACTGACAGGAGCCCCAGTTACCAAGGGCATCCTGATCATCTGCATCGGCGTGACGCTGCTGGGCATGTTCTTCCGCGCTCAAACGCCGCAAGATCCGCCAGGCATTGGCGACTATATTTACGCGACGCTCAGCTTTCTTTCGCCCGAAGATACTCAAGCCTATATGGTCTCTCCGGAACCGAACTCGCTTCGCACGATCGAGCGAGGACAAGTCTGGCGTTTGATCACGCCGGTCTTTCTGCATCAACGCAATGGCCGCATGGCGCTACTGCATGTCGGTTTCAACATGTACATGATGTTCATGCTTGGTCCCATTCTGGAACGTCGCATCGGCAGCATGCACTTTCTTCTGTTGAATTTGGGACTCGCGTTGGCAAGCAATTTGGCCCAAGGGGTCATCCCCATGCTGTTGGTCGACACCGCGCTGCAGCGCTACGAGATCTATTACGGATCGGTCAACTTCGTCGGCTATTCCGGCGTGGTGTATGGTTTGTTCGGCTACCTCTGGATGCGCTCGAACAACGATCCGACGTTCGGCCTGATGATCGCCCAATCGTCGATCATCATCCTCATGATCTGGTTCTTCCTCTGCTGGTTCGGCGTGATGGGCGGCATCGCCAACCTGGCCCACACCGGCGGCCTGGTCGCCGGCCTGGTCATTGGCTATATCCAAGCAATGAGCAACCGGCGGTAG
- the aroB gene encoding 3-dehydroquinate synthase → MSSLNSSPYASQTVHVPLAERSYDISIGTGNLANVGSWITSLRSVTHAVLISDANVARHYQETVESALKAESIRVTSLVVPAGEPSKSVSTSQELWEKALADRVDRKSVVVALGGGVIGDLAGFIAATMTRGLDFFQIPTTLLAQVDSSVGGKVGINLPAAKNIVGCFWQPKGVLIDTAVLETLPRREYLSGLAEVVKYGVILDPEFFEYLEANVQPLLDRDAAVLQKIIARSCELKAQVVAEDERETTGLRAILNYGHTYCHALETVSGYGEYLHGEAVSVGMLCASRLGEKLGVFDSSLTQRQHKLLTALELPVAVPKLEESAILAAMQRDKKVEHGKLRFIVPHCLGKVVLTPDVPADVAMEAWTDGYEK, encoded by the coding sequence ATGAGCTCCTTGAACTCGAGTCCATACGCTTCGCAAACCGTTCATGTCCCGTTGGCGGAACGCTCGTACGATATTTCGATCGGTACCGGCAACTTGGCAAACGTCGGCTCGTGGATTACTTCGCTCCGCAGTGTGACGCACGCGGTGCTGATCAGCGACGCCAACGTGGCCAGGCACTACCAGGAAACGGTCGAATCGGCCCTGAAGGCCGAATCGATTCGTGTTACCAGCTTGGTCGTTCCCGCTGGAGAGCCGAGTAAATCGGTCTCGACTTCGCAAGAGCTGTGGGAAAAAGCACTAGCCGACCGCGTCGATCGCAAGTCGGTGGTCGTGGCGCTCGGCGGTGGGGTGATCGGCGACTTAGCCGGATTCATCGCCGCTACGATGACGCGGGGCCTCGATTTCTTCCAGATCCCGACGACACTGCTCGCCCAAGTCGATAGCAGCGTCGGCGGAAAAGTGGGAATCAATCTTCCCGCGGCGAAGAATATCGTCGGCTGCTTCTGGCAGCCGAAAGGGGTGCTGATCGATACGGCCGTACTGGAAACGCTGCCGCGCCGCGAATACCTTTCCGGCTTAGCCGAGGTTGTGAAGTATGGCGTGATTCTCGATCCCGAGTTCTTCGAGTACCTGGAAGCAAACGTTCAGCCGCTGCTCGACCGAGACGCGGCCGTGCTGCAAAAGATCATTGCCCGAAGCTGCGAACTGAAAGCCCAAGTCGTTGCCGAGGACGAACGCGAAACGACCGGCTTGCGAGCCATTTTGAATTATGGCCATACCTACTGCCACGCGTTGGAAACAGTCTCTGGCTACGGCGAATACCTCCACGGCGAGGCCGTTTCGGTCGGGATGCTGTGTGCCTCGCGGCTAGGCGAAAAGCTGGGCGTGTTCGACTCCTCGCTCACCCAGCGGCAACACAAACTGCTCACCGCGCTCGAGCTACCTGTCGCGGTTCCGAAACTGGAGGAATCGGCCATCCTTGCCGCGATGCAGCGCGATAAGAAAGTCGAGCATGGCAAGCTGCGATTCATCGTGCCGCATTGCCTCGGAAAAGTGGTTCTGACGCCAGACGTTCCCGCGGATGTCGCCATGGAAGCGTGGACTGACGGCTACGAAAAATAG
- the dprA gene encoding DNA-processing protein DprA, translating into MSFAADDLTEDPEFLAALRLSLSSGIGPAKVQSLQAYFGSLAGALSATASQLQGVSGIGPKVAKTIVRANELDIERELEHCRDFGIKILTRESDSFPELLKEIPDPPTLLFTKGEFLPCDELAVAIVGTRHATHYGKKQAERFGYELAKAGFTVVSGLARGIDAAAHKGTLKANGRTIAFLGGGVSKIYPPEHVELADDVAKSGAIVSEAAPLVSPIAGAFPQRNRLITGMSLGVVIIEAAVRSGALISARMAMEQNREVFAIPGQIDNPVARGVNSLIRDGATLIQSVDDLIEQLGPLRQPLKVSEEQTVLIPSELKLNEQEQQVLQHIELAPMSLDSLVSKSKLPVHRVLSTLSILEMKRLIVRTNGTTVQRTA; encoded by the coding sequence ATGAGTTTTGCCGCTGATGATTTGACCGAAGATCCAGAGTTTCTCGCCGCGCTTCGGTTGTCGCTGAGCTCTGGGATTGGACCAGCGAAAGTGCAATCGCTGCAGGCCTATTTCGGTTCGTTGGCAGGGGCATTGTCAGCCACAGCGTCGCAGCTACAAGGCGTTTCCGGCATTGGCCCGAAAGTCGCCAAGACGATCGTTCGCGCCAACGAACTAGACATCGAGCGCGAACTGGAGCACTGCCGAGACTTCGGCATTAAGATCCTCACACGGGAAAGCGATTCGTTCCCGGAACTGCTGAAAGAAATTCCCGACCCGCCGACGCTGCTGTTTACCAAAGGCGAGTTTCTTCCCTGCGATGAGCTTGCCGTCGCAATCGTCGGTACTCGGCATGCTACGCACTATGGGAAGAAGCAAGCCGAGCGATTCGGTTACGAGCTCGCTAAAGCAGGCTTTACTGTGGTTAGCGGGTTGGCCCGGGGAATCGATGCGGCAGCCCACAAAGGAACGCTCAAAGCAAACGGCCGCACGATCGCTTTCCTTGGAGGTGGCGTGTCGAAGATTTATCCCCCCGAACATGTGGAACTAGCCGACGACGTGGCAAAGAGTGGGGCAATCGTCAGCGAGGCAGCTCCCTTGGTCAGTCCCATCGCCGGGGCTTTCCCGCAGCGTAATCGGCTGATTACCGGGATGAGCCTGGGCGTGGTGATTATCGAAGCAGCAGTCCGTAGCGGGGCGTTAATCTCCGCTCGCATGGCCATGGAACAAAACCGAGAGGTGTTCGCCATCCCTGGGCAAATCGATAACCCGGTCGCCCGCGGTGTGAACAGTTTGATCCGCGACGGTGCGACGTTGATTCAAAGCGTGGACGATCTCATCGAACAGCTTGGTCCGCTTCGACAACCATTGAAAGTTTCCGAAGAACAAACGGTTCTTATTCCGTCCGAACTGAAATTGAACGAACAAGAGCAACAAGTCCTGCAGCACATCGAGTTGGCCCCGATGTCGCTGGACTCGCTCGTTAGCAAATCGAAGCTGCCGGTTCATCGCGTGTTATCGACGCTTAGCATCCTTGAAATGAAACGGCTGATCGTTCGCACCAATGGCACCACCGTACAACGTACGGCTTAG
- a CDS encoding DUF1501 domain-containing protein — protein MTQFNGHSGVNRRQFLAASAATAMATSVAGAMPSGKPIQGQVEHVISIWLGGGMGQIDTFDPKAKGDPKTKKPGAYYDAIPTCVDGVEVCEHLSKMAPLMDRVTAVRTVNHAVIDEHAAATNWMHVGRPVSGTIVYPSIGSIVAHERGAASDNVPAYVLIGYPNATRGPGFLGAQHSYLYLTETGRGPAGLTPPVGVDRERQQRRERFLTQLRGLQPEVKEARLKDYEATIDLSMKLSGPDFMSSFELDNEADELREGYGGEFGQRCLLARRLVERGVRFIEVSHNLNFLNGAGWDVHNGGILEQHKLIQEMDTAMSALIQDLENRKMLDKTLIVITTEFGRPPEFDSGGGRGHQGSAFTCVLAGGGLKHTGAYGQTDELSKKIVSDPVSVPDFFATIHAAMGIDYAKSLYDGDRPVPITDGGQPIKALFA, from the coding sequence ATGACCCAATTCAACGGACATTCCGGCGTCAATCGACGACAGTTCCTCGCGGCGTCGGCGGCAACTGCTATGGCAACTTCTGTCGCAGGAGCGATGCCATCCGGAAAGCCCATCCAAGGGCAAGTGGAACATGTCATTTCCATTTGGCTCGGCGGCGGGATGGGGCAGATCGATACGTTCGATCCGAAAGCAAAGGGAGATCCAAAGACTAAAAAGCCAGGGGCCTATTACGATGCAATTCCGACTTGTGTCGACGGTGTCGAGGTGTGCGAACATCTCTCCAAAATGGCTCCATTGATGGACCGTGTTACGGCCGTTCGGACCGTCAATCATGCCGTCATCGACGAACATGCTGCAGCGACTAACTGGATGCATGTCGGACGCCCTGTCAGTGGGACAATTGTTTATCCTTCGATTGGCTCGATTGTCGCTCACGAGCGTGGTGCCGCTTCCGATAACGTTCCGGCTTATGTGCTGATTGGCTATCCCAATGCGACGCGCGGACCTGGTTTTCTGGGGGCTCAACACAGTTATCTGTATCTCACGGAAACTGGTCGCGGCCCGGCAGGCCTGACACCGCCCGTGGGTGTCGATCGCGAGCGGCAACAACGCCGCGAACGCTTCCTGACGCAACTTCGTGGTTTGCAGCCAGAAGTGAAAGAGGCCCGCTTAAAAGACTACGAAGCGACGATCGACTTGAGCATGAAGCTAAGTGGTCCCGATTTTATGAGCAGTTTCGAGCTCGACAACGAGGCCGACGAACTTCGCGAAGGATACGGCGGCGAGTTCGGGCAGCGCTGCTTGCTTGCTCGTCGATTGGTGGAACGCGGAGTCCGGTTCATCGAGGTATCGCACAATTTGAACTTCCTGAACGGGGCTGGATGGGACGTCCATAACGGGGGCATCCTCGAACAGCATAAGCTAATTCAGGAAATGGATACCGCCATGTCGGCGCTCATTCAGGACCTGGAAAACCGAAAGATGCTCGACAAAACGTTAATCGTGATTACTACCGAATTTGGGCGACCACCCGAGTTCGATAGTGGCGGTGGACGTGGGCATCAAGGCTCGGCATTCACTTGTGTACTCGCTGGCGGTGGGCTGAAACATACGGGGGCTTACGGCCAAACCGACGAGCTTTCTAAGAAAATTGTCAGCGATCCTGTTTCCGTGCCTGATTTCTTCGCGACCATTCATGCCGCGATGGGAATCGATTACGCGAAGTCTTTGTACGATGGCGATCGTCCGGTACCGATCACCGACGGCGGACAACCGATCAAAGCCCTGTTCGCCTAG
- a CDS encoding DUF1553 domain-containing protein: MRYAFFSYFAFSLMLAAFSSSVEASEPVVMWEFGAEEETPLIAHGGVHRDVPGPRPPSYPDFDETNTAVKFDGRGAYFAYDDPGPLSPFDFTNGDQITIEAWVNARDLKDGENLYILGKGRTGNPEFAPDNQNWALRLRGVKGKACVSFLFATPRTATGAHWHRWTTNDGFIPRTGWHHVAVTYEFGKPESVEGWVDGQKIRGGWDKAGPTTVAPVVDDDSVWIGSSMGGSASNSFRGYLDAVALHRVVLKDEVLRKRFHRVGDAPKPEPLPESMPQLGELPADKVTVTFHEGMASHTRWLDFDETYPQENMRWETSEFLTPRLPLRYDSWGIRDAWKPPVLVRMAADVSLDEGERTFLLRARGLSRLWVDGKLIAKTGALQGSPSGEEPITPVAEPPLPGHRIKEHRLHESTGTFRVTKSGTHRVVVETMAGGKKFRAEPGEFTVAILSNDGKQYHVLNPIGSPDAPLPLTDEAFENALERIEASLANFDDANRWRAARSRKDFWQNRHELAAAWADEHPAPMVPNIDGASNAIDAFVQHRIQEAKAETKGTSQADAQKFHSEVLPILRSECFRCHGEKDSGGLQLNSREMAIGGGYSGPAIEPGDVEASELIHRIKHDEADMRMPPTGKRLSAEQIAILENWIKDGAEWPELPLSADETELAPTVSDQKFIRRAYLDTVGVVPTEEEVRAFLSDTSTDKRAKLIDRLLEDPRWADHWVSYWQDVLAENPKLINATSNASGPFRWFLYEALRDDKPLDQMVTELMLMRGSSEDGGSAGFAKAAQNDSPFAAKGHVVANAFLGIELQCARCHDSPYHSTTQEDLYALAAMFARKPLSVPKSSSVPVAFFESQDREPLIEVTLKPGVAVQPQWPFAEETGIEDNEALAAYMENDKDTRERLATLVTAPENERFPRIAVNRIWRRLLGAGIVEPPHDWEGNKPSHPELLEWLSHDFVAHGYNLKHTVRLIMNSDLYQREAIGEQKEADPTRRLFNAPQRRRMTAEQIVDSFYTAAGKEIEVERMTLDPDGRRPASNRNNLGKVKRAWMLVSLSNERDRPSLTLPRAAVLDDVLTAFGWSAERQVPKTDRESEPNVLQPAVIANGTMTVWLTRASHESPLADLAVEADSPEELVDSIFLRFLSRLPRDAERALFVTALKEGFETRLVAKDEIVEPQPWERLPRVTWSNHLRSEANTIQQEHARRAQIGPPADPRLKTEWREVYEDVVWSVANLGEFVWMP, encoded by the coding sequence ATGCGATACGCGTTTTTTTCTTACTTCGCATTCAGTTTGATGCTCGCGGCGTTCAGCAGCAGCGTAGAGGCTTCCGAACCAGTTGTGATGTGGGAATTTGGTGCCGAAGAAGAAACTCCACTTATTGCCCACGGAGGAGTTCATCGCGACGTTCCTGGTCCACGACCTCCGTCCTATCCTGATTTCGACGAGACAAATACAGCAGTTAAGTTTGATGGTCGAGGGGCCTACTTCGCCTACGACGATCCTGGTCCGCTCAGTCCGTTCGATTTCACCAACGGCGATCAAATCACGATCGAGGCTTGGGTGAATGCACGTGATCTAAAGGATGGAGAGAATCTGTACATCTTAGGAAAAGGACGCACCGGCAATCCTGAGTTCGCTCCTGATAACCAAAACTGGGCCCTTCGTCTTCGCGGCGTCAAAGGTAAAGCGTGCGTCAGTTTCTTATTTGCCACACCTCGAACGGCGACAGGAGCTCATTGGCATCGTTGGACGACCAACGATGGCTTCATTCCGCGAACTGGCTGGCACCATGTGGCGGTCACCTACGAATTTGGCAAACCAGAAAGCGTTGAAGGCTGGGTCGACGGCCAAAAGATTCGAGGTGGCTGGGACAAAGCTGGGCCGACCACGGTCGCTCCTGTTGTCGATGACGACAGCGTTTGGATCGGTTCCTCGATGGGGGGAAGTGCTTCCAATTCGTTTCGCGGGTATCTCGACGCGGTCGCGCTTCACCGGGTTGTTTTAAAAGACGAAGTGTTACGTAAGCGTTTCCATCGCGTCGGCGATGCACCGAAACCAGAACCGTTGCCAGAGTCGATGCCCCAGCTCGGGGAACTTCCGGCCGACAAAGTCACTGTAACATTCCACGAAGGAATGGCTTCGCATACACGTTGGCTCGATTTCGACGAAACCTATCCCCAGGAAAACATGCGCTGGGAGACCAGCGAATTTCTTACCCCACGTTTGCCACTGCGGTACGACAGCTGGGGGATTCGCGATGCCTGGAAGCCCCCGGTTCTCGTGCGAATGGCCGCCGATGTCTCGTTGGACGAAGGTGAACGAACGTTCCTGCTTCGTGCCCGGGGATTGAGTCGACTATGGGTCGATGGCAAGCTGATCGCAAAAACGGGGGCGCTGCAAGGCTCGCCAAGTGGCGAAGAGCCGATCACGCCGGTAGCTGAACCGCCGCTGCCAGGCCATCGCATCAAAGAACATCGCCTTCATGAATCGACAGGTACATTCCGCGTCACGAAGTCGGGAACTCATCGTGTTGTTGTCGAGACAATGGCCGGTGGTAAGAAGTTCCGCGCCGAACCTGGCGAGTTCACCGTAGCGATCCTTTCCAACGACGGAAAGCAGTACCACGTGTTGAACCCCATCGGCAGTCCTGACGCTCCCCTGCCCCTCACCGACGAAGCGTTTGAAAACGCACTTGAGCGAATCGAAGCGTCGCTTGCCAACTTCGATGACGCGAATCGTTGGCGTGCAGCTCGATCGCGAAAAGACTTTTGGCAAAATCGTCACGAGCTTGCCGCCGCTTGGGCCGATGAGCATCCTGCTCCAATGGTGCCAAACATCGACGGTGCGAGCAACGCCATCGACGCGTTCGTGCAGCACCGAATTCAAGAGGCCAAAGCAGAAACCAAGGGTACATCTCAGGCCGACGCCCAAAAGTTTCATTCCGAAGTGCTTCCTATTCTACGTAGCGAGTGCTTTCGTTGTCATGGCGAAAAAGACTCGGGAGGCTTGCAACTGAATTCAAGAGAAATGGCAATCGGCGGGGGTTACTCAGGCCCTGCGATCGAGCCTGGCGATGTTGAAGCCAGCGAACTCATCCATCGCATCAAGCACGACGAAGCGGATATGCGAATGCCCCCAACGGGCAAGCGACTTTCCGCCGAACAGATTGCCATTCTGGAAAATTGGATCAAGGATGGTGCCGAATGGCCCGAGTTACCTCTTTCGGCAGATGAAACTGAGTTGGCTCCCACCGTTTCCGATCAGAAATTCATTCGTCGGGCCTATCTCGACACTGTTGGGGTTGTTCCGACGGAAGAAGAAGTTCGTGCGTTCCTCAGCGACACATCGACGGATAAGCGAGCCAAACTGATTGATCGCCTTCTGGAAGATCCTCGTTGGGCCGATCATTGGGTCAGCTATTGGCAAGATGTCCTTGCTGAAAACCCCAAGCTGATCAATGCGACGTCGAATGCGAGTGGTCCTTTCCGCTGGTTTCTTTACGAAGCACTGCGCGACGACAAACCGCTCGATCAAATGGTCACCGAGTTGATGCTCATGCGTGGTAGCTCGGAAGATGGCGGGAGTGCCGGTTTCGCCAAAGCGGCTCAGAACGACTCTCCCTTCGCGGCCAAAGGGCATGTTGTTGCCAATGCATTCCTGGGAATTGAACTGCAATGCGCTCGCTGTCATGACTCTCCATACCACAGCACGACCCAGGAAGACCTTTATGCGTTGGCCGCGATGTTTGCGCGTAAACCGCTTTCGGTTCCTAAGTCGAGTTCCGTTCCTGTGGCGTTCTTCGAAAGCCAAGACCGCGAACCGTTGATCGAAGTGACGCTCAAGCCTGGCGTCGCGGTTCAACCGCAGTGGCCATTCGCTGAGGAAACAGGGATCGAAGACAACGAAGCCCTCGCCGCGTATATGGAAAACGACAAGGACACGCGGGAAAGACTCGCCACGCTGGTGACCGCACCAGAGAACGAACGCTTTCCTCGGATTGCGGTCAATCGAATTTGGCGACGATTGCTGGGGGCCGGAATCGTAGAACCTCCGCATGATTGGGAAGGTAACAAGCCGAGCCATCCAGAACTGCTTGAGTGGTTGTCGCACGACTTTGTCGCCCACGGTTACAACTTGAAGCATACCGTGCGGCTGATCATGAATTCCGACCTTTATCAGCGCGAAGCGATCGGCGAGCAAAAAGAAGCCGACCCAACGCGACGTCTGTTTAATGCCCCGCAGCGCCGGCGAATGACCGCCGAGCAGATTGTCGACTCTTTCTATACAGCGGCTGGCAAAGAGATTGAAGTTGAGCGAATGACGCTCGATCCCGATGGTCGTCGTCCGGCCAGTAACCGAAACAATCTCGGCAAAGTGAAGCGGGCCTGGATGTTGGTCAGCCTTTCCAACGAGCGAGATCGCCCCAGCCTGACACTTCCCCGTGCTGCCGTGTTGGACGATGTGTTGACCGCTTTCGGCTGGTCTGCTGAACGTCAGGTGCCAAAGACCGATCGAGAGTCGGAACCTAACGTCCTGCAACCGGCGGTGATTGCCAATGGGACCATGACGGTTTGGCTCACACGAGCTTCTCATGAAAGTCCGCTCGCCGACCTCGCTGTGGAAGCAGATTCGCCTGAGGAACTGGTCGACTCGATCTTTCTCCGCTTTCTCAGCCGCCTTCCCCGCGATGCCGAACGTGCGTTGTTTGTCACCGCGCTCAAAGAGGGTTTCGAAACGCGATTGGTCGCCAAAGACGAAATTGTGGAACCACAGCCGTGGGAACGCTTACCTCGCGTGACGTGGTCGAATCACCTTCGGTCGGAAGCGAATACAATTCAACAAGAGCATGCACGTCGTGCTCAAATCGGACCACCAGCCGACCCACGTCTGAAAACCGAATGGCGTGAGGTTTACGAAGACGTTGTTTGGAGCGTCGCGAATCTAGGCGAGTTTGTCTGGATGCCCTAA